In one Lachnospiraceae bacterium genomic region, the following are encoded:
- a CDS encoding aminoacyl-tRNA hydrolase, whose protein sequence is MYLIAGLGNPDLKYAATRHNVGFEAAMCLHEQQHFSSERGKFQALISQGEIEGESCILCRPMTYMNNSGIAVQAVAGFYKIPADHVIIVYDDIALPFGQLRLRKGGSAGGHNGMKSIIAHLGTQEFPRVRIGVGEKPQGWDLADYVLGRFTPEELPVIKETIQEAAQAVQAIVTKGMDKAMNLYNIKKG, encoded by the coding sequence ATGTATCTAATTGCAGGATTAGGCAATCCGGATTTAAAATATGCAGCAACTCGTCACAATGTTGGGTTTGAGGCAGCGATGTGCCTGCATGAGCAGCAGCATTTCTCATCAGAGCGAGGAAAGTTCCAGGCACTGATCTCGCAAGGAGAAATTGAGGGAGAAAGCTGCATTTTATGCAGACCAATGACATATATGAATAACAGCGGCATTGCCGTCCAGGCAGTTGCCGGCTTTTATAAAATCCCGGCAGATCATGTGATCATAGTGTATGATGACATTGCACTGCCATTCGGACAGCTGCGCCTGCGCAAAGGAGGATCGGCCGGCGGTCATAATGGAATGAAAAGCATCATTGCCCATTTAGGCACACAGGAATTCCCCAGAGTACGCATTGGCGTGGGAGAAAAGCCGCAGGGATGGGATCTGGCAGATTATGTGCTGGGCAGATTCACACCGGAGGAGCTTCCTGTTATAAAAGAAACAATTCAGGAGGCTGCCCAGGCGGTACAGGCGATTGTCACTAAAGGCATGGATAAGGCCATGAATTTATATAACATCAAAAAGGGATAA
- the murC gene encoding UDP-N-acetylmuramate--L-alanine ligase yields MEENMKKIHFIGIGGISMSAIALIMNSKGYYVSGSDCNPSKITEHLTEAGIHVTIGQKAENITPDMDIIVYTAAVHENNPELIAARATQARVITRAMMLGELLDEFPVPVGVAGTHGKTSTSSMLAYIYLAAKLDPTVAIGGILQNLGANYRIGHGTHMLIEACEYTDSFLHFHPLYNIITNIEEDHLDYFRDLAHIQDSFHRYVAGMKKGGALITSPQCAQLFSDLPVRILTVSLDEPADITCQNITHLPHTLGSSFDLIYQGENLGRLELPVPGRHLLYDALCAAGAALAEGLPFSAVYEGLKAYQSTQQRFEYKGMFQGAKVIDDYAHHPSEIRATLLTAQEVPHQELYVVFQPHTYSRTIAFFDDFVRALSLADHVILADIYSASREVDTGEINSAMLADAIAKTGTDVHYFPSFDEIEKFLQKNISTNDLLITMGAGKAVDIANHLISQQ; encoded by the coding sequence ATGGAGGAAAACATGAAAAAAATTCATTTTATCGGCATCGGCGGAATCAGCATGAGCGCCATCGCTCTCATTATGAATAGTAAAGGCTACTACGTATCTGGTTCTGACTGCAATCCGTCCAAAATTACAGAACACCTGACCGAAGCCGGTATCCATGTTACCATTGGCCAAAAAGCTGAAAACATCACACCTGATATGGATATCATAGTATACACAGCAGCCGTTCACGAAAATAACCCCGAGCTTATCGCCGCCCGCGCAACGCAGGCCCGTGTCATCACGCGCGCCATGATGCTTGGCGAACTGTTAGACGAATTTCCCGTCCCCGTTGGCGTGGCCGGAACACATGGCAAAACCAGCACCAGCAGCATGCTCGCCTATATCTATCTAGCCGCCAAACTCGATCCAACCGTCGCCATCGGCGGCATTCTGCAAAATCTCGGCGCCAATTACCGTATCGGCCACGGTACGCACATGCTGATAGAAGCCTGCGAGTACACTGACAGTTTTTTACATTTTCATCCACTGTACAATATTATTACCAATATCGAAGAAGATCATCTTGATTATTTTCGAGATCTAGCACATATTCAGGACTCCTTCCATCGGTATGTCGCCGGCATGAAAAAAGGAGGCGCGCTCATCACCTCCCCCCAATGCGCCCAATTATTTAGCGACCTTCCTGTGCGCATTCTTACCGTTTCTCTCGATGAGCCCGCCGACATCACCTGTCAAAACATCACGCATTTACCCCATACGCTCGGCTCCTCTTTCGACCTAATTTACCAAGGAGAAAATCTAGGCCGTCTGGAGCTTCCTGTTCCTGGAAGGCACCTTCTTTACGATGCCCTATGCGCCGCGGGCGCAGCATTGGCCGAGGGACTCCCCTTCTCCGCTGTGTACGAGGGATTGAAGGCCTATCAAAGCACACAGCAGCGCTTCGAATACAAGGGAATGTTTCAGGGTGCCAAAGTTATTGATGATTATGCCCATCACCCTTCCGAGATCCGGGCCACCTTGCTCACTGCGCAAGAGGTCCCACATCAAGAGCTATACGTTGTTTTTCAGCCCCATACTTACAGCCGAACGATCGCGTTCTTTGATGATTTTGTGCGAGCTCTCTCCTTAGCAGACCATGTCATTTTAGCCGACATCTACAGTGCCTCCCGCGAAGTCGATACCGGAGAGATTAACTCCGCTATGCTCGCCGATGCCATCGCAAAAACTGGCACAGATGTCCATTATTTTCCATCGTTCGATGAAATTGAAAAATTTCTTCAAAAAAACATTTCCACCAATGACCTGTTGATAACTATGGGGGCTGGAAAAGCCGTAGATATCGCTAATCATCTCATCAGTCAGCAGTAA
- a CDS encoding DnaD domain protein yields the protein MPALLFQKREADFATPISDDFILHHMPSANGNYVKVYLYVFHYFYRGQANDLSFSTKEVAASLRMLESDVLQALQYWHAQKALTLTENGEQLWLSFPPFGALPPSGSDPTGTEHPKVVRVEHKPTYSPEEINIYEQNPLIKDLFSSASRLLGEQFSFPNLSLLFSFYDYYRLPINVIKFLLEYCIQNGNRSLRYIEKVAQDWSDHGITTLEAAHAYVKRFDLYRPIMKALGISERRPTEQEIEMMDRWLYQYGHSLELITEAAARTMRKTGKPSFKYMESILKSWSENQIRTLEDVNRSDEAFAAKRNAANTTSARAPKGSNFHTYIGRDDWDFESIEKHAQQQLYSQEGN from the coding sequence ATGCCTGCTCTGTTATTCCAAAAACGGGAAGCCGATTTTGCCACTCCCATTTCTGATGATTTTATTCTGCATCACATGCCCTCTGCCAATGGAAATTATGTCAAAGTCTACTTATATGTTTTTCACTATTTTTACAGAGGACAAGCCAACGACCTAAGCTTTTCCACAAAGGAAGTAGCAGCCTCGCTCCGCATGCTGGAATCCGATGTACTGCAAGCCTTGCAGTATTGGCATGCCCAGAAAGCTTTAACGCTCACTGAAAATGGAGAACAGCTCTGGCTCTCCTTCCCGCCGTTTGGCGCCCTGCCGCCATCTGGGTCCGACCCCACTGGCACCGAGCATCCCAAAGTGGTCCGGGTAGAACATAAGCCAACCTATTCTCCAGAGGAAATCAATATTTATGAGCAGAATCCTCTGATTAAAGATCTGTTTTCCAGTGCGTCCCGCCTTCTCGGCGAACAGTTCAGCTTTCCCAATCTTTCTCTTTTATTCAGCTTTTATGATTATTATCGGCTGCCCATCAATGTCATCAAATTTTTGTTGGAATACTGCATTCAGAATGGCAACCGAAGTCTTCGTTACATCGAAAAAGTAGCGCAGGACTGGTCTGATCATGGCATCACAACTTTAGAAGCTGCCCACGCCTATGTAAAACGCTTTGATTTATATCGTCCTATCATGAAAGCTTTAGGAATCAGCGAACGCAGGCCTACGGAGCAGGAAATTGAAATGATGGATCGCTGGCTTTACCAATATGGTCACAGTCTGGAGCTCATTACAGAAGCGGCAGCACGTACGATGCGTAAAACAGGCAAACCAAGCTTCAAATATATGGAAAGCATCTTAAAATCCTGGTCCGAAAATCAAATTCGCACCTTAGAAGATGTAAACCGCAGCGATGAAGCCTTTGCTGCTAAGCGTAATGCCGCTAATACTACTTCTGCGCGCGCTCCTAAGGGCAGTAATTTCCATACATATATCGGCCGTGATGACTGGGATTTTGAAAGCATTGAAAAGCATGCGCAGCAGCAGCTGTATTCACAGGAAGGGAACTAA
- a CDS encoding ATP-binding protein, translating into MSISETHIAQILREYDSMRSAAEAQALQRRQQLYRHIPRIKAIDRELEAFGLRAVQTYLRTGTDKALVISELKQQNQRLLSEKQQLMASAGYPDDYLAVQYHCPLCRDTGYVDGQKCRCLRQRLIDLAYDRSNLKAVLQRENLATFSLARFSSDPVSGEPYSPSENARQVHEFVLHFIQNFPQNTPANLLFYGPTGTGKTFFCNCIAKALLDAGFIVLYMTASELCSAFEAFRFRDKSRSASGDIHELIDDSDLLIIDDLGTEFTTALSSSDMFQCINQRLLHQKSTIISTNLNLSQISKVYTDRIASRISGSYRLIKLYGPDLRRQF; encoded by the coding sequence ATGTCCATATCAGAAACACATATTGCTCAAATTCTTCGGGAGTACGACAGTATGCGATCGGCTGCTGAGGCGCAGGCATTGCAGCGCCGGCAGCAGCTGTACCGTCATATTCCCCGTATCAAGGCGATCGACCGGGAGCTTGAGGCCTTTGGTCTTCGCGCTGTCCAGACCTATCTGCGTACCGGCACCGATAAAGCCTTAGTGATTTCTGAACTTAAGCAGCAAAATCAAAGACTTCTTTCTGAGAAACAGCAGCTCATGGCATCAGCCGGCTATCCTGACGATTACTTAGCAGTGCAGTATCACTGCCCGCTTTGCCGCGATACCGGTTATGTAGATGGCCAAAAGTGCCGCTGCCTCCGTCAGCGATTAATCGATCTGGCTTATGACCGTTCTAACTTAAAAGCTGTATTGCAGAGGGAAAATTTAGCCACCTTTTCCCTTGCCCGCTTTTCCTCAGATCCTGTTTCCGGAGAGCCCTACTCTCCCTCAGAAAATGCAAGGCAGGTACATGAATTTGTTCTGCATTTTATTCAGAACTTTCCGCAAAACACACCTGCAAACCTTCTTTTTTACGGTCCCACCGGAACCGGAAAAACATTTTTTTGCAATTGCATTGCCAAAGCACTTTTAGATGCAGGCTTTATCGTGCTTTATATGACAGCCTCCGAGCTCTGCAGCGCCTTTGAAGCCTTTCGTTTTCGTGATAAGAGCCGTTCTGCATCCGGAGATATTCATGAACTGATTGATGATTCGGACCTACTCATCATCGATGATCTGGGTACTGAATTTACTACCGCCCTCTCCTCCTCCGACATGTTTCAATGCATCAATCAACGGCTTCTGCATCAAAAATCAACCATCATTTCAACGAATCTAAACCTAAGTCAGATCAGCAAGGTATATACCGACCGCATAGCCTCCCGCATCTCGGGAAGCTATCGCCTGATCAAGCTCTATGGTCCGGATTTGCGCAGACAATTTTAA
- a CDS encoding helix-turn-helix transcriptional regulator, whose product MKDQNTTRELPACPVETTLMLIGDKWKVLILRDLIPGTKRFGELKKSIGNVSPKVLTAQLRDMEESGLVTRQVYAEVPPKVEYSLTELGKSLKPILDSMQDWGEGYKASLL is encoded by the coding sequence ATGAAAGACCAAAATACAACAAGAGAATTGCCAGCTTGTCCTGTTGAAACCACGCTTATGTTGATTGGTGACAAATGGAAAGTTTTGATTCTCCGGGATTTGATACCGGGAACCAAACGGTTTGGAGAACTTAAAAAGTCTATTGGTAATGTATCCCCAAAAGTTTTGACAGCGCAGCTGCGCGATATGGAGGAAAGCGGGCTTGTAACTCGCCAGGTATATGCGGAGGTTCCGCCAAAAGTAGAGTATTCTTTAACGGAGCTTGGAAAAAGTTTAAAGCCAATTCTGGATTCTATGCAGGATTGGGGCGAAGGGTATAAAGCTTCTTTATTATAA
- a CDS encoding protein-ADP-ribose hydrolase: protein MTQMAARIYLIQSLLNEQSSYTDIPIPTNQQEQKNLLRSLFNIRMPNPISNDFLQMQNLYLQEEIARKGITDIADLQPIRNNLYLWQGDITTLRCDAIVNAANSQMLGCFCPCHNCIDNAIHTFSGVQLRLACAELMKQQGHEEETGRAKITPAFNLPCKYILHTVGPIVHGRLTETEEAQLASCYRSCLELADQNGLENIAFCCISTGEFHFPNDRAAEIAIQAVTEFLEKKQSKLKVIFNVFKDTDYQIYRKLLG from the coding sequence ATGACACAAATGGCAGCCAGAATCTATTTAATCCAATCACTTTTAAACGAACAGTCCTCATATACAGACATTCCTATTCCGACGAATCAACAAGAACAGAAAAATCTGCTTCGTTCATTATTCAATATTCGGATGCCAAATCCGATATCCAATGATTTTCTTCAGATGCAGAACCTGTATTTACAGGAGGAAATCGCAAGAAAAGGCATTACAGACATCGCTGATTTACAGCCGATTCGAAATAACCTATATCTTTGGCAGGGTGATATTACGACGCTTCGCTGCGATGCGATCGTCAATGCCGCCAATAGTCAAATGCTCGGCTGCTTCTGTCCCTGTCACAATTGTATTGATAATGCGATCCACACCTTTTCCGGTGTCCAGCTCCGCCTTGCCTGTGCTGAGCTTATGAAACAACAGGGCCATGAAGAAGAAACCGGTCGAGCCAAAATAACGCCTGCCTTTAACCTGCCCTGTAAGTATATCCTGCACACGGTAGGCCCCATTGTTCACGGCAGACTGACCGAAACAGAAGAAGCCCAGCTTGCCTCCTGCTACCGTTCCTGTCTGGAGCTGGCAGATCAAAACGGACTGGAAAATATTGCGTTTTGCTGTATCTCCACCGGTGAATTTCATTTTCCTAACGACAGAGCCGCAGAAATCGCTATACAAGCTGTAACAGAATTTTTAGAAAAAAAACAAAGCAAACTAAAGGTGATATTCAATGTTTTCAAAGATACCGATTACCAAATTTACAGGAAGCTACTCGGATAA
- a CDS encoding Sir2 silent information regulator family NAD-dependent deacetylase, translated as MFSKIPITKFTGSYSDKMAQLKKELETADCILIGAGAGLSASAGMAYSGERFEKTFSDFHQKYGITDMYSGGFYPYDSLEKYWAWWSRHILINRYTAGVGTPYKQLLELVKDKDYFVLTTNVDHQFQLAGFDKKRLFYTQGDYGLWQCSKACHNKTYDNEQMVRQMVAKQRDMMIPTELIPKCPVCGAPMTMNLRCDDKFVQDDGWYAAADRYERFIHLHKGLHILFLELGVGYNTPMIIKYPFWQMTAQNPNAIYACVNLDPIICPKEIENQSICIEGNIASIVTDLTSNKRRA; from the coding sequence ATGTTTTCAAAGATACCGATTACCAAATTTACAGGAAGCTACTCGGATAAAATGGCACAGTTAAAAAAAGAACTAGAAACCGCCGATTGCATTTTAATCGGCGCAGGGGCAGGGCTTTCTGCCTCAGCAGGGATGGCATACAGCGGTGAACGTTTTGAAAAGACCTTTTCTGACTTTCATCAGAAATACGGTATCACCGATATGTATTCGGGCGGCTTTTATCCATATGACAGCTTAGAAAAATACTGGGCCTGGTGGTCAAGGCACATTCTGATCAACCGCTACACTGCCGGCGTTGGAACGCCTTACAAACAATTATTAGAGCTTGTAAAAGATAAGGATTACTTCGTGCTGACTACTAATGTCGATCATCAATTTCAGCTTGCCGGCTTTGATAAAAAGCGTCTGTTCTACACGCAAGGCGATTACGGTTTATGGCAATGCTCCAAAGCCTGTCACAATAAAACCTATGATAATGAGCAAATGGTGCGCCAGATGGTTGCTAAGCAACGGGATATGATGATTCCCACAGAGCTCATTCCAAAATGTCCCGTCTGCGGTGCTCCCATGACAATGAATTTGCGCTGTGATGACAAATTTGTGCAGGATGATGGCTGGTATGCAGCAGCAGATCGATACGAACGTTTTATACACCTTCATAAAGGTTTGCACATTCTGTTTCTGGAGCTTGGCGTAGGCTACAATACTCCTATGATTATTAAATATCCATTTTGGCAGATGACAGCTCAAAATCCAAATGCGATTTATGCATGTGTGAATCTAGATCCTATTATTTGTCCAAAAGAAATTGAAAACCAGTCCATTTGTATTGAGGGGAATATAGCTTCGATAGTAACAGATTTAACCTCGAATAAAAGACGCGCATGA
- a CDS encoding M18 family aminopeptidase, whose protein sequence is MKQFMQFLKDSPVCFYAVKNLKSMLQESGFEQLALHEPWSLQENGKYFVTLWDSACIAFTIPDDMQQVKAPLYRLIGAHTDQPCLRIKPCAQINQNGYCKLNAEIYGGPIFSTWLDRPLSLAGRVTLKSEDVFHPRTELVNIKKPVLIIPNLAIHMNRGVNDGLALNAQVDMLPVGALIPNLGEEQEQMVLRAVAEQLGVNQEEILDFDLFTYVTEEPQIVGFHDEFLSASRLDDLVMVYTAAAALTQAKGGTGINVLCAFDHEECGSRTPQGAGTSTITYIMEKISYALGRSREQFIDDIMQSFMISADVAHAVHPNHPEKHDPVMKTQLGGGPVIKLAAAQSYVTQSCDYGVYEMICQKAGVPVQKFTNKSDSRGGSTLGPVIAANLPCHIMDMGIALLSMHSARELMAVADYEYTKKSFLEFYQQ, encoded by the coding sequence ATGAAACAGTTTATGCAGTTTTTAAAGGATTCGCCGGTATGCTTTTATGCCGTAAAAAATCTGAAATCTATGCTGCAGGAATCCGGGTTTGAGCAGCTTGCGCTGCATGAGCCGTGGTCCTTGCAGGAAAACGGAAAATATTTCGTAACCTTGTGGGATTCTGCCTGTATCGCATTCACCATTCCGGACGATATGCAGCAGGTGAAGGCGCCGCTGTACCGTCTGATCGGAGCGCATACAGATCAGCCCTGCCTGAGGATTAAGCCCTGTGCGCAGATCAATCAAAACGGATACTGCAAGCTAAATGCAGAGATTTACGGTGGTCCTATTTTCAGTACATGGCTGGACAGGCCGCTGTCACTGGCTGGCCGCGTTACCTTAAAAAGTGAAGATGTCTTTCATCCGCGAACAGAGCTTGTTAATATAAAGAAGCCTGTGCTTATTATTCCTAATCTGGCAATTCATATGAACCGGGGCGTCAATGACGGACTGGCGCTGAATGCGCAGGTGGACATGCTTCCGGTGGGGGCGCTGATTCCCAATCTGGGTGAGGAGCAGGAACAGATGGTGCTGCGGGCGGTTGCTGAGCAGCTGGGAGTGAATCAGGAGGAGATTCTGGATTTTGATCTGTTTACGTATGTAACGGAGGAACCGCAAATTGTAGGATTTCATGATGAATTTTTGTCAGCCTCCAGACTGGATGACTTGGTGATGGTGTATACAGCGGCAGCAGCGCTTACCCAGGCTAAGGGAGGGACTGGCATCAATGTACTGTGTGCCTTTGATCATGAGGAATGCGGAAGCCGCACGCCGCAAGGAGCAGGGACCAGTACGATTACTTATATCATGGAAAAAATCAGCTATGCGCTGGGGCGCAGCCGGGAGCAGTTTATTGATGACATTATGCAATCCTTTATGATCTCGGCCGATGTAGCACATGCCGTACATCCGAATCATCCGGAAAAGCATGATCCTGTTATGAAAACGCAGTTGGGAGGCGGTCCGGTGATCAAGCTGGCAGCCGCACAGAGCTATGTGACGCAGAGTTGTGATTATGGCGTATATGAAATGATTTGTCAAAAGGCAGGCGTTCCGGTGCAGAAATTTACCAACAAGTCAGATTCCAGAGGCGGTTCTACTCTGGGACCGGTGATCGCGGCCAATCTGCCCTGTCATATCATGGATATGGGAATTGCCTTGCTTTCGATGCATTCTGCGAGAGAGCTGATGGCAGTTGCGGATTATGAGTATACCAAGAAATCTTTTCTGGAGTTTTACCAGCAATAA
- the nth gene encoding endonuclease III yields MTEQVAEIVNRLQQAYPDAACELEYQTPLQLLIATVLSAQTTDKQVNKVTARLFGEHPDLESLLQLTKDEIKEYIHTLGFYNAKADHLYLLLRQLADQFGGEVPQTMEELTKLSGVGRKTANVVMSNAFGVPAIAVDTHVFRVSNRIGLAHAETVEKTEAQLQEAIDRELWSLCHHLLIFHGRRCCSARRPGCEACVIQEYCENYQKGIGATLSAKEKRA; encoded by the coding sequence GTGACGGAGCAAGTAGCAGAAATTGTAAATAGGCTGCAGCAGGCTTATCCGGATGCGGCCTGTGAGCTGGAATATCAGACGCCGCTGCAGCTTTTAATAGCGACGGTGCTGTCGGCGCAGACAACGGATAAGCAGGTCAATAAAGTGACGGCGCGTCTGTTTGGCGAGCATCCTGATTTAGAATCACTTTTGCAGCTGACAAAGGATGAGATTAAAGAATATATACATACGCTGGGGTTCTATAATGCAAAGGCGGATCATTTGTATCTTTTGCTTCGCCAGCTTGCCGATCAATTTGGCGGTGAGGTGCCGCAGACGATGGAGGAGCTGACGAAGCTTTCCGGCGTAGGGCGCAAGACGGCCAATGTGGTGATGTCAAATGCATTCGGGGTCCCTGCCATTGCGGTGGATACCCATGTATTTCGTGTTTCCAATCGAATCGGACTGGCGCATGCGGAGACGGTGGAAAAAACGGAAGCGCAGCTTCAGGAGGCAATTGACAGGGAGCTTTGGAGCCTGTGCCATCATCTGCTCATTTTCCATGGCCGGCGCTGCTGCAGCGCGCGCAGGCCTGGGTGTGAGGCTTGTGTAATCCAGGAATATTGTGAAAATTATCAAAAAGGAATCGGAGCTACGTTATCAGCAAAGGAGAAAAGAGCATGA
- a CDS encoding L,D-transpeptidase, translating to MKRFSAIVLIGCILLCACRHAAKEASVSALGAAQAEGWQVVPEEGSWSVYPCIVISGQEEITQVSGFIRAEDRKIGGDWQIEGKAAQFFPYQVLEPGQAYEAEMCVNGMELSTAFTVSDAALPEQWIEVALGIEQKVYIWQGGRIIKAFSCSGGLPESPSLLGIYQLQDRGERFYSKRFAEGALYWIRIQDQYLFHSVPRDEEGRVIAEELEKIGEAASHGCIRLYDEDARWLYENLPRGTMVILHPAQPDVFTKNLLESDSGGVYNETR from the coding sequence ATGAAAAGATTTAGCGCTATTGTTTTGATAGGATGTATACTTCTCTGTGCTTGCCGCCATGCGGCGAAAGAAGCTAGCGTATCAGCCTTGGGAGCGGCGCAGGCAGAGGGATGGCAGGTGGTGCCGGAGGAGGGGAGCTGGAGCGTGTATCCCTGCATCGTCATTAGCGGACAGGAGGAGATCACGCAGGTGAGCGGCTTCATAAGAGCGGAAGATAGGAAAATAGGCGGAGACTGGCAGATAGAAGGGAAGGCAGCGCAGTTTTTTCCATATCAGGTGCTGGAGCCGGGGCAGGCTTATGAGGCGGAAATGTGTGTGAACGGCATGGAGCTGAGTACGGCTTTTACCGTGTCGGATGCAGCCCTGCCAGAGCAATGGATTGAGGTGGCACTGGGCATAGAGCAGAAGGTGTATATCTGGCAAGGCGGCAGAATCATAAAGGCCTTTTCTTGTTCTGGCGGGCTGCCGGAATCGCCTTCCTTGCTGGGCATCTATCAGCTGCAGGATAGGGGAGAACGGTTTTATTCTAAGCGATTTGCAGAGGGAGCGCTGTATTGGATTCGGATTCAGGATCAATATTTGTTTCATAGTGTCCCCAGAGATGAGGAGGGCAGGGTGATTGCAGAGGAGCTGGAGAAAATCGGGGAAGCGGCGAGCCATGGCTGTATCCGTTTGTATGATGAGGATGCCCGCTGGCTGTATGAAAACCTCCCGCGGGGGACGATGGTGATCCTGCACCCAGCGCAACCGGATGTGTTCACGAAAAATTTGCTTGAATCCGATTCGGGGGGAGTGTATAATGAGACAAGATAA
- a CDS encoding S41 family peptidase, with amino-acid sequence MINCLEDANKKNWWKGFGAGAAFSLVVFICICLIGKPAALTTWRSGGITPSQASQLVNKADQLLRSLQDHYLEELDTQVLLDGAYHGMVSAVGDPYTRYYTQEEYKEYKESTSGQYVGIGITVRQAEEGGAEIVSIEQNGPAAAAGMQVGDILIEADGVSLTDMEIGDMVGMIRGQKGTEVEITILRDQKEQTVTVKRETIEEVTVASEMLETGIGYIALKGFEEVTTEQFRAALTSLKEQNMQGLIVDLRDNPGGRVDVVQQISDELLPGGVITYTEDKYGNQQFYSSLDEPCLNLPLVVLVNENSASAAEIMAGAIQDRGVGTLVGTTTYGKGIVQQTSPFSDGTAIKVTMAKYYTPNGSYIHKIGIEPDIRIELPNGMKFADLTSREEDRQLQTAIEALKTKLGR; translated from the coding sequence TTGATCAATTGTTTAGAGGATGCAAATAAAAAAAACTGGTGGAAAGGCTTTGGGGCGGGGGCTGCGTTCAGCCTTGTCGTTTTCATCTGTATTTGTTTGATAGGAAAGCCGGCGGCGCTAACAACATGGCGAAGCGGCGGAATCACACCTTCTCAGGCAAGTCAGCTGGTGAATAAGGCAGATCAACTGCTTAGAAGCCTGCAGGATCATTATCTGGAAGAACTGGATACGCAGGTACTGCTGGACGGCGCCTATCATGGAATGGTCAGTGCGGTAGGAGATCCCTATACCCGTTATTATACGCAGGAGGAGTATAAGGAATATAAAGAATCCACATCGGGACAGTATGTGGGAATCGGAATCACCGTGCGGCAGGCAGAAGAGGGCGGCGCCGAGATTGTTTCTATAGAACAAAATGGACCGGCAGCGGCAGCAGGAATGCAGGTCGGCGATATTCTGATAGAGGCGGATGGTGTTTCTCTTACCGATATGGAGATCGGGGATATGGTAGGGATGATCCGCGGTCAAAAGGGCACAGAGGTAGAGATTACTATTTTAAGAGATCAGAAAGAGCAAACGGTTACGGTTAAGCGGGAGACCATAGAAGAGGTTACCGTGGCCAGTGAAATGCTGGAGACCGGAATTGGTTATATTGCCCTGAAAGGATTTGAGGAGGTTACCACGGAGCAGTTCCGAGCAGCTTTGACATCGCTTAAGGAGCAGAATATGCAGGGACTGATTGTGGACCTTAGAGATAATCCGGGCGGACGTGTTGACGTTGTGCAGCAGATCAGCGATGAATTGCTGCCGGGCGGCGTAATCACCTATACAGAGGATAAGTATGGAAATCAGCAATTCTATTCGTCCCTTGATGAGCCCTGTCTGAATCTTCCATTAGTTGTTTTGGTCAACGAAAATTCGGCCAGTGCGGCAGAGATCATGGCGGGAGCCATTCAGGACAGAGGAGTCGGCACGCTTGTGGGCACCACTACCTACGGCAAAGGAATTGTACAGCAGACCAGCCCTTTTTCAGACGGTACCGCGATCAAGGTTACAATGGCAAAATACTATACGCCAAACGGCAGCTATATTCATAAAATCGGCATTGAACCAGACATTCGGATTGAGCTGCCAAACGGAATGAAATTTGCAGATCTGACTTCACGAGAAGAGGATAGACAGCTCCAGACAGCCATAGAGGCTTTAAAGACAAAGCTGGGGCGCTGA